From Vitis vinifera cultivar Pinot Noir 40024 chromosome 14, ASM3070453v1, a single genomic window includes:
- the LOC104881573 gene encoding uncharacterized protein LOC104881573: MLPSTLSGKLAPALLFPPQSLPALPLVSLQPIPTFSGKPLPASLFISQQIKKEIQKQLSIGFLSVVEYPKWLANVVPILKKDNKVRVCVDFRDLNKASPKDDFPLPHIDMLIDSTAGHLMLSFMGGFTRLKNAGATYQRAATTLFHDMMHRYVEFRLRLNPKKCTFRVTSGKLLGHVVSERGIEVDPEKIRAILDMPALRTEREIRGFLGILQYINRFIARLTDICEPIFHLLRKSQPTVWDDDCQHAFEKIKECLLSSSVLVPPTPGRPLLLYLSISEIATRKLRQYVTEYSILVVSRLDPLRYLFDMFILTSRLMKWLVLLKEFDIQYITQKSVKGSIVTNHLASLPVSDEKPVDDDFPDEQYVSVTSIAGWRLYFDGFANQSGFGIGILLISPQGYHIPRSVRLAFFDHHQLMNNVVEYEACITGLEIALDLGVRQLEIHRDSNLVIQQTQGIWRTRDEKLKPYHAYLDLLVDRFEELRYIHLPRAKNQFDDALATLAFVIEIPMGVTMRSLLIETRSAPAYCCLIGDIKDQDGLPWYHDIYQFLSCGAYPESTTIKDKRALRQLVTRFVICGESLYRRSPDGLLLLCLDRTSTNRVMREISPKSSSEHEYILVAIDYFTKWVEAASYAKLTAAMVAKFIRSHIICRYRIPHELISDREHHRSSTYRPQTNGIIEATNKNIKRILRMMVETSRDWSKKLPFTLWAYRTSFCTSTGATPYSLVYGMKAVLPVEIEMGSLRVALE; this comes from the exons ATTAAGAAAGAGATTCAAAAACAACTCAGTATTGGTTTCCTGTCAGTGGTCGAATATCCtaagtggttggctaatgtcgtccctaTTCTAAAGAAGGACAATAAGGTTAGAGTATGTGTTGATTTTCGAGATCtgaacaaggccagtcctaaggatgattttcccctCCCACACATTGATATGTTGATTGACAGCACTGCAGGACATTTGATGTTGTCCTTCATGGGTGGGTTTACtag GTTGAAGAATGCAGGGGCCACCTATCAAAGAGCTGCTACTACTctattccatgacatgatgcatagatATGTTGAG ttcagattaagattgaatcccaagaagtgcacctttaGGGTAACTTCTGGGAAATTGTTGGGGCATGTCGTTAGTGAGCGTGGTATAGAGGTTGATCCAGAAAAGATcagagccatacttgacatgcctgctcTGAGGACCGAGAGAGAGATCAGAGGCTTTCTTGGCATATTACAGTATATCAATCGTTTCattgccagattgacagacatatgcGAGCCTATCTTCCATCTTCTGAGGAAGAGCCAACCTACAGTTTGGGATGATGATTGCCAGCACGCTTTCGAGAAGATTAAGGAGTGTCTCCTTTCTTCTTCAGTTTTAGTACCGCCTACGCCAGGGCGCCCTCTGCTTCTGTACTTGTCAATATCGGAGATT GCCACCAGAAAACTGAGACAATATGTGACCGAGTATTCCATATTAGTAGTCTCACGATTAGATCCATTGAGATATCTGTTTGACATGTTTATTTTGACTAGTAGGCTCATGAAATGGTTAGTGCTACTGAAagagtttgatattcagtaTATCACGCAGAAATCAGTAAAAGGAAGCATTGTTACAAATCATTTGGCTTCTTTGCCAGTATCTGATGAAAAACCGGTTGACGACGATTTCCCTGATGAGCAGTATGTCTCAGTGACTAGTATTGCAGGATGGCGGTTGTACTTTGATGGTTTCGCCAATCAGTCGGGGTTTGGTATTGGCATCCTATTGATATCACCTCAAGGTTATCATATTCCCAGATCAGTCCGTTTGGCATTCTTCGATCATCACCAGTTGATGAATAATGTTGTTGAGTACGAGGCATGCATTACAGGTCTAGAGATTGCGCTCGATCTTGGAGTTAGACAGTTGGAAATCCACAGGGATTCCAACTTGGTTATTCAGCAGACTCAGGGTATCTGGAGGACTCGGGATGAGAAGTTGAAACCCTATCATGCTTATTTGGATTTGTTGGTTGATAGGTTTGAGGAGTTGAGATATATACATCTGCCCAGGGCAAAAAATCAGTTTGATGATGCGCTAGCCACTTTGGCTTTTGTGATTGAGATCCCTATGGGAGTGACTATGCGATCATTGCTGATTGAGACCAGATCTGCACCAGCTTATTGTTGTCTAATTGGAGATATCAAGGATCAAGATGGACTACCATGGTACCATGATATTTATCAGTTTCTGTCATGTGGCGCTTACCCTGAGTCAACCACTATCAAGGATAAGAGAGCTTTAAGGCAGTTAGtcactagatttgtgatttgtggagaGTCATTGTACAGACGATCGCCCGATGGCCTATTGTTGTTATGTCTAGATCGTACCTCTACaaatcgagtgatgagagag ATCTCGCCCAAGTCTTCCAGCGAGCACGAGTACATCTTAGTAGCcattgattacttcaccaagtgggtggaagccgcTTCTTACGCCAAATTGACAGCGGCTATGGTAGCCAAGTTCATCAGATCGCATATTATCTGCCGATACAGGATCCCTCATGAGCTGATCTCAGACAGAGAG CATCATAGATCATCTACGTATAGGCCGCAAACTAATGGGATAATTGAGGCcacgaataagaatattaagcgGATTTTGAGGatgatggttgagacttctcgggattggtcaaaGAAGCTCCCTTTCACACTATGGGCTTATCGCACTTCTTTTTGTACCTCTACCGGAGCAACGCCTTActccttggtgtatggtatgaAAGCAGTGCTacctgttgagattgagatgggatctttgagagtagcactagagtAG